In one Penaeus monodon isolate SGIC_2016 chromosome 20, NSTDA_Pmon_1, whole genome shotgun sequence genomic region, the following are encoded:
- the LOC119585534 gene encoding uncharacterized protein LOC119585534 — MRRTSSGMKWFHSYCLLLENVCRIHWGLAHLSLCSGMRVCELARANLNEAQRRMKAWYDSGAQSRSFSPGEKVMVFLPVPWQSLKACYFGPCIVEKKLSDLNYVIQTPGKRKQSRLCHMKDETRYLLENGIIETCECLEFPMYTSTQG, encoded by the exons ATGAGACGGACGAGCAGTGGGATGAAATGGTTCCACTCTTATTGTTTGCTGCTAGAGAATGTGTGCAGGATACACTGGGGTTTAGCCCATTTGAGCTTGTGTTCGGGCATGAG AGTATGTGAACTGGCAAGAGCGAACCTTAATGAGGCCCAGAGACGGATGAAGGCGTGGTACGACAGCGGTGCTCAGTCACGATCTTTTTCACCAGGAGAAAAAGTAATGGTCTTCCTACCCGTCCCTTGGCAGTCACTGAAGGCTTGTTATTTTGGACCATGTATTGTAGAGAAAAAGCTAAGTGACCTTAATTATGTAATTCAGACTCCCGGTAAGCGTAAACAGTCACGGCTTTGTCAT ATGAAGGATGAGACTCGGTATCTGTTGGAAAACGGAATCATTGAGACCTGTGAGTGCCTGGAGTTCCCCATGTATACTAGTACCCAGGGCTGA